A genomic segment from Phragmites australis chromosome 6, lpPhrAust1.1, whole genome shotgun sequence encodes:
- the LOC133920612 gene encoding uncharacterized protein LOC133920612, protein MGNCVQSSQGHGTGEGRLVLPQRRRRTSGGEEEEDQGAASPSVVKVKMVLTKGELGWLMARLKAGDRRLEDVLHEMARKREGRADGWRPSLESIVECPAETAAAGLAASSDN, encoded by the coding sequence ATGGGCAACTGCGTCCAGAGTAGCCAAGGCCACGGCACCGGAGAAGGCCGCCTGGTGCTAccgcagaggaggaggagaacaagcggcggcgaggaggaggaagaccaAGGGGCGGCGTCGCCGTCGGTGGTGAAGGTGAAGATGGTGCTGACCAAGGGCGAGCTGGGGTGGCTGATGGCGCGGCTCAAGGCCGGCGACCGCCGCCTCGAGGACGTGCTCCACGAGATGGCGCGCAAGCGCGAGGGCCGGGCCGACGGGTGGCGGCCCAGCCTCGAGAGCATCGTCGAGTGCCCGGCCGAGACAGCTGCTGCCGGCCTCGCCGCCAGCTCCGACAACTAA